From the Solea solea chromosome 7, fSolSol10.1, whole genome shotgun sequence genome, the window GAGATGTTGAAGGTAGATTTCTTTGTCGTCGATTGGCATGCAGCCAAGAAatgtgtacagttctttcagcTGTGGATTGTCAGTGAGAAAGGAAAAGGAGGCTGTGTGAGACCATTTTTCTATGTCTGCAGTGGGAATGTCTTTTGCAAGTACATAGTTTGTCCCATAGGTTGCAATGCTGATGTATCTCCCACTAACTGATTTAAAGCACGGGAGTAGCTTTAGGGTCTGTACATCTTGTTGCGTGAGATTAGCTAGGTTGCAGTTGAAATACAACAGAAGAGCCTCGAAGTCCTTGTCAGTCAGGTTTGATGCTTTGAATGCAGATGTTTGAATCATGTACTCTACAGCTTTCAGAATACTTGATGGACTTTCAATGTTTGCCGTATGCTGCGCCAGAAAGGATATGATGGGATTCTCTTTGGCACAGATCTTGGGCACTGCAAGCTGAATGCACCCTGCTTTCATTAGGGTGTGAAAAACTTTGTCATTTTGGCCCTGTGGAAAAAGAGCTATGCTTATCAAACTCAGAGGTAAAAGCACATCATGCTCAGGGACAACTATTCTTTCTCTTGCCATGAACTTGATTCCAGGTAGCAAAGCCCAGTCTTTCAGAATGTCAAGCATTGTGTCAAAAGTTGGCTTTATATCCACTTGATCATCCTTAACTGCAATATTCTCACTGATGAAGTTCCACACATTCTTCAGCCAAGATTCACTTGCAAAAGTGTCTCTCCACTTCACGGGGACCCTTGTTCGATACTCTCTTGGAAGAACAGAACCCAGTAGGTCACCAAAGCTGCTGATATCGAATACCTTCGCAGCTCCAACCTTCAACAGGATGGTGTTATACCTGATGTAGAGGGAATTCATGAACAATTCTTTCCTTGCTGAGATTAGCTCATGATACGATGTCAGGAACTTTGGTCTCTTGGTATCAAATACCTGAAGCATGTTGTCCATTGTTAACAACAGAGGCAAACCCTCAATCTTGATTTCATCTGCTTCTATGTCTTTGAAGCAGTAGTCAAACAGAAGCTTCAGGTTATGAACTAGCCTGTAGTTCGACTGTTGGAGACGGCAAGGGAGTTTTCCGACATGGCAAGATGTGTCTGGTGATGAGAAAGTGTAAAGAAAGCTTCGAACATCCTCTGGTGTTACATAACTGACTGGTATCCCTGCATCCTCCAAACACGAGTAGAGATTTACAGTCTCATCGCAGCTGTGGACCAGATTGAAACCAATATCCAGGAGCAAGGTTTTCAGCCTGTAAACATTCTCTGCCACAGATTTCCTTGAAGTGATGTTGTACTCTGTGTTTTTTAAGTGATGTAGCTCATCTTGTAGCAGATTGTCAAAAAATGCTCTGCCTTTGTTTGCAATGGATGTGTTAACCCATGAAATATAGATGGCAGAGTGCATGTCAGAGTTGTCAGTTTGGGCTGCTCTAACAACAGGAAGCAGACGCTTCAGGTCAGCATGGATGCAATGGTAAACTGCTTTAACAAGGCAGTACCAATCTGGTTGTATGTCAAATCTGTTTGAcggaaaaaagaagagatatTTCCGCAATGTGTCTTTAGCAACATGAAGTGGAGTCCCTTGGAGTACAGTCAATGTGGGATCAGGACCAGGGAAGTACCGACGCTTAAGCTGAAGCAGCAGTTCCACACATGCCGGGGCTATCAGTGACGTCATTAAATTATAATTCCAGTCACTTCTTACACCTACTCCATTGTCATCTCTCCATAGGTTTCTTCGAGCAGAATCTAGAGCAAAATGTCCATTTACATGAAAAGGTAAGCCCGTCTCTAGTGAAAGGGGCAGAAAGCAGAAGGCTCTGTGGGGTTTTTTGTAGTTGTGGCTTACACAGGCAGCTACCCCTCCACGTGGAAACAGAGTTATGTCTTCATTTTTATGAGCTGAGATGACActttttgaaacattttcaatGTTAGGGAAGCCAGATCGGTTACAGATCATCCATGTAGTCAAGTTTCCCTCAGTATCCTCTATGTCCATTGTGTAGGTTATCTGTTGGACTGGGATAGCAGTGAGTTGTTTCTTTTTGGTCACACTATCAATAACTGAGGCATGAAACTGTTTACGCTTTAGCCGATCACCATCTGTTATTTTGGCAGTCACGGAATATAGCACTTTGAGATCTCCAGATGCATTATCAATTTCACAGATTGATATTTTTTCCATGTGGTTCAGGAACATCAGAAGCTCTGCACCATCAGTTTTTAGCTTGTCCAGAAGGTTTTGCACCATTCTGTCTGATGCAGGGACTGAACTGATTTCTGAGGTCCTTGACATGTCTACAGAGCGGATTGGGAATCTGAACATAGTGCTGCGTTCTAACTTAAAGTGAGCACCTAAGTACAGATTTAAAACATCTGAAAACTGGGATCTGAAGTCACAGTCCAAGTCTCTGAACATTCTTCCTGGACTCACTGATGTAGCCCCAGGTGCAAATTGTGCATGAGGATCAAAAATGCACAAGATGTCATTGTTTGAAATGAAGGATGGGCAGTCAGTAATGTGATAGACGGAGTTAAATCCAATACCATACTGACCAGTTTTGCCTGGATTGGCCTCTTTTGTTCCTCTTCCAAGATTTTGTATACCTCTGACATCGTCCTCTGTGAAAGGCTGGTTGTTGTATACACACAGTGCAGGGCCTTGCATTGGGATCCATTTATCATCAAATATTCGGTCAGTAGGGTGTGTCCTTGGATCGAAAACAAAGTAGATTTCAGTGGCTTTGGCATCATCTGCATTTTGAAGCAACTCTTTTAGCATTTCTTTTTCTGATGGGTAAGCATTGAGAATGCTTTTAATTCTGcttgtgagtttttctttctgtccaaACTCACTCCCAAGTGTAGTGAAGCAGACATTTGAGGCATATCTCTCCAAGGCTTTGTGACGTTTTGGGACTGCTCCTAGTTTTACAGCGACCTCTCTTGGAATATCCCCGTGACAGTATTTCACAGAGGAGTCTCTGACTTTGATCCACGGGCAGTCATTGAAGCATAGAGATTTTGATTGCTGCAATGTCAGATTTGAGTCAGGTAACATGATCCCACCATAATTTGCTCGACAGTATTCCTGGTTTTTGTCTCGTATCAAGCTCCATATCCCTTCACTAATAATCCTGCGACACAACTGGAAGTTATCCTCTGTGAGTGTCCTTCGCCCACATTCTTGCTTCACAGTTTCAAGAACTGCCGAGAAGTCCTCAACTGTAAAGCTCGGCTGTACcccaacattttcaaaaagctcACGGCAgctgtttctgtatttgttagGGAGCTGATAGAGATGTGGGGATGCATCAAAATTCAGGTGGAATGCAACTTTGGATGGATTGACATATGTGTTCTCTACCAGGATAGAGTTGAAAGCTTTCAGTTCATTGGTTATTTGTACTTTTGCATTCTCATCCTGTAGCATTTCTTCATGGAGATATTTGTAACAAGCATTTGTTATGTTTTCCTGATACAATGTGACGCCATCAAATGACTGAGATAGTTTCTTGAGCTGAGAGATGACCAGTAATACTGAGGGCTTTCTTATGAGACCAAGAGAGTCTTTTACAGCCAATGACATTGCACCACATCCCTTGAAAGAGGGAGAATTCTCATTTAGGATTGGCTTCATGAGACACACAGTGTCCTGATGTTCAGTTGTAAACAGTTCTCTAGCAGAGAACATTGTTGATTGGGAAAAACTGTTCCCATGCCACGGTAGGGAAAAGCCAGCAGGTCTTGTTAGAAATGGAAGGAACTTAATGTCCTGTATTTTTTCTAACAGCTCTGGTGCTGCTGTATCTCTCATCTTTAGTTTCTCATCTATGAGACTGAGAAGTATACTGCTACGAAAGCATGCAGCCATATGGTCACTTTGATTGAGATCAATAACAGACTGGGCACGTTCAAGCAGGTCCTCCCATGATAGATCATCTTTTACCATGCCTAACTGCACTAGTTTCACCAAACACACAGGATTTAGGTAGTCTTTAGAAGTCCCTTCAGGAAATCTCCCATCATCAGGGCTGTAGAGTTTAGCAACTCTTCCCTCAGGGTGAATGAGTCTGCAAGGCAATACCAGTTCTTCCTTAGGACCAGAGCATGGGATACAAGGAGTAACACTGAGGATTGATGCAAAGTCTTCCAGCTTCTCATTCAAGACATAATGCATCAGAGGATCTCTTAGCTCCTTGTCAATTCCTTGGATGTTAGGGAAAAAGACATCTGAAAaaaactgtgtctctgtcagggTGTTTTCCATCAACTTCCCTTTACACCCAGCATCATCAAATCCATCCTTCACCCAGTCAGGCAACTCGACAGCGCAAAGGTTTTGTGAGCCAGTCTTCTTAAGGTATTTCAGGAATATCTTGAAAGCAGCAGGACCGATGTCTGCCCTACAGAGTAAGGTGTCGTCAAGAAATCGAACGTATTTGATTGACACCCATGTTTTTCCATCTGAGAAAAGCTTTGCTTGCTGACTGTCACCTCCTTTGGCTATTTCTTGGTAGACACCTTGACTGATCAATGTGAAGTCATCATGCACCTGACTTGGATCTGGCCAAGCTGCATAATAGCTGTAGTCGAGCAGTTCTCCACTTTCAGCCATTGAACGTAGCATTGTGAGTGCTGCCAAATAGGCCTGCACAATCACATGTCTCATGAACACAGAATTCCACTGTCCTTTGGTGTCAGTCTTCCAAATCTCTTTGCGATTGGAGGTCACAGCAAAGCAGCCATTAATATGGACTGGCAGGCCTGTTTTGATTCTGAGAGGCAAGTAACAAAACACTTCTCCAATTGGTGTGACATTTGTCTTTACTGACCATTTGCGATTCTCTTCCTCTGAGAGCAGAACGGCCACTCCTCCACATGGCACTAGTCCAAGTCTTTTCCCACTGTCACTGAGGGAGAACTTGAGTGCTTCAGTGATATCCATGCATGAGCAGATGAGCCAGTTGGTGACCTCAACTGCCTTTTGGGGCATTTCGTCTGTGAGTCTTCTCGTTTGAACTCCTTTAGCGGCCATCTCAAAGTACTGGTTAGGATCTTCCTCTGGACTTCTGAACAGTGGGGAGTGGAGATCAACGATGCGTTTGAACACGTTGTGATACTCCTCCACAACAACGCGTATGATGCAGCCAGACTTTGGAACATCAGCAGGCACCTTGTTGGTGCTTGCTACTTTCTTCATAACCTTTGCAGCAGATTTTAGTATACTGAGAGGTCCGTATGAAGCTTTGGATGACCACACACTTTTATTGATGGCCACAACATCTTGTGCTCCTGCTGGGTTTGGTTCTTCAAATTTCAGATATTTCAAGACCATACTTCCAACATGCTGTGTAAAAAGAATGAATCGATGGCCACATATGCTGAACTCATCAACGAGGGAGTAGATGTCTGTGGTGTTGTAGTACAGACTACTGATTTCACTTACTGATGCTTCCTGCTCTGTTCTGAATGGAAGTTTAAAAAGTGTACCAGTGTATTTGTAAGGGGAGTCCTGAGCTAGAGGAAGCTGGCAATTGAAGACATTAATGAAAGGTCTGAATTGATTAGGGAATTTTCTCAGCCTTTTCTGTTGCTTGCTCCAGTTGATTTTGATCCCTGGATTAGACCTGTCTCTGATGTGCTTGCTGATGTGATTGATGTTTGGATCAAACATGATCATGAATTCTCTGCTCATGATGATGGGGATGTCAGTAACGTGATAAACTGAGTTGAACCCCAATCCAAACTTGCCAACTTTGTCTGCTTCACATCTCTTCACCGATCCACCTAACCTTGTGATATTGAGAAAGTCTGTGTCAGAAAATACAGAGTTGTTGAAAGACCACAAGGACGGCCCATGGCAAACAATCATGCCAGGGTCAAGGAGATTCTCtctgatgtcagtgttttttctcatgTCAATTAGGAAACTGCACTCTGTTGCACTTGCATCATCAGCATTCTGGAGGAGCTCTTTAAAAATGTCTGCTACGGATGGATACTCTTCCAAGATGTTCTTTATTCTTACTGTTAGAGGTTCTCTTTGGCCTGATTGTTCAAAGCCGAGGTTCTCTGGGTTTATCAGCCTCGTGCTCAGACATGGCACCTTCAGCCACTCTGCGGTTTTCATGGGGATGTCATCGTGGACTAATATGATGGGCTCTGAGGCATCTTCAAGTAAATCGTTTAAATCTTCAACTTTAACATCACAATATGTGCATTCATGAATTGGCTTCATGGCTAATTTGTTTGGGTCCTTGTAACAAAGAATTGGCACATGCATATTAGTATCTATATCTATGTGACTGTTGTACAGCCATCTCAGGATGTTGATTAAAAGTAGGATATCATGATGACTTTCTTCCTTGCTGATCTCTCCCTCACATCTTTGTTGGATAGTGCTTATGACTTCGAACACATGGCTTGGGATAACTTCTTCAACTGAGCCACAAAATTTGAAAAGTTTGTGAAACTTTCTAATTGTCTTTGGAAGGGAGTACAGATAAGGCTGTAAGTCAAGATCAGGGAGCGGTTTCAGGACCGTGTGGCTTGGTGATGAAAATGTCTTTCCTGTCCACACCCAATCGAAAGGCAGTGATTTCATTGCTTCTCTTGCATCCTCAAGGTGAGCCTGCATAAAGGCATAGATTTCAAATAAGATCTGCTGAAACTGATACCAATCCTCTGTGGTAAATGCTTGAGATTTATGCCAGTCGTTCACTGCTTTCAGGTGTTGCAATACTTGATCCACCTGGGGTTCTACAGTGAGCTTAAGTGCCTTCTTCATACCTGCAGATGTGTGTTCAATGAGTGCGACTGAAGATCCCACAAGCACTGCATGGGATATGTCACACATTTCAGACAGAGAGCATATATTGAGAGTATCTCCAACCCAGGTAAGAGTTTTAGGGTAAGTTGGTGGTCTTTCCTTGCAGACAGGAACCCATTTCAGTTTTAACAATGAAATTTGGGCATCAGCTGATTTTACCAGCTTAGTTTGTCTGTTGAGTATCTGCAGAagtgtttttgcctttttgatGATGAAATCCCACTCAGGTTCATTGCTTCTTTGTAACTCATCTATTTTATTTGCAACCTGGACTACATCTTGTTCACTGAGCTGTACTTCATTTCTTAGTCCCAGTTGTCGGAGTGAATGTAGAATATCAGCGGAAGACATGAACGTACTTGTGGGAAACCTTGTCTTCTCTTCCATGTAGAACAGATTCTGTAAAATCTCCAACTCAGGGTCAAAAAGATCAGAGGCTCTGACTGAGTTTCCACATGGCAGCTGGATAAACTTGATAGCAGAAAGCCATCGGATCACAGCAGAATTTTCattctttaaaaatgtcagatttttgaGAGCCCAAAGCATGATCTGTGCTATCTCATCTGTTGCATAGAAACCCCTCTCAATATCCCGAATCATGAATTTCAAACATTCTGTTGTTTTCACCTGTTCCACATTTAGCATCTTGGTGAGGCGGATTGTTTCCTCATCACAACAACCCACAAGATTTACAGATAATTTCACATCTGGTGGATACTTGGCTCTATGATGTAAAACTCTAGCTCCTCTCAGTGATGTATATGCTGGGGTCCCTTCAGAGCAGATCCCTACTTTCTCAAAGATGGAAAGTTCAAGCAgggtgtgtttttccttctccgTTATGTCAGACAGTCCTGCAAGAAAGTGTCTCAGTGCAATCTTCTCTTTAACTGAGAATGAAGAGACGTGGCTGGATAATCGCTGTGTTGCTAATCTATCCATAATTTGCAACAGCATGCCAGGAGAGGACGGGTGGATGTAATACTTTAGCAGAGGGTGCTGCAAACATGGATCCAGATTTTTTATAACAACTGCTCCAAGCCTTTCCATGATAGAAATAAGGATCTCAGAAAGCTGCACTTCCTTCTGGTCCACATAAATAATGGGGGACGGAGTTTTGATACGTAGAAGCTTAACTTTGTCCACGCTTTCCTCAAGTGGCCCACAT encodes:
- the sacs gene encoding sacsin isoform X2; amino-acid sequence: MTFCQDPWLPWVTVRHEYIGPRSYQVPPVTSLLEVKQLLYEETNLPVKEQRLTHNGKVLDDRVQIGTLVPTGSPEISITLEGRGLKGGGRFGQTTPPLVEFLKDILRRYPEGGQILKELIQNAEDAGASEVKFMYDETEHGVESLWSPDMAQHQGSALYVYNDAVFTMEDWNGIQEIARSRKREDPLKVGRFGIGFNSVYHITDVPSIFSGDQIAMLDPHQTLFGVNESGQCWNLKTDIKEITELADQFAPYSGMFGSSEETIQDGSFPGTLFRFPLRMKPSQLSGNIYNKEKILELFESFKADADTVLLFLKSVQKVSLHVRESDGTERMLFQVTATENTDDKLERPNALKTLGQAIDNYNNGVSSSTITCVTYQVNMETQDETAKETQRTSWLVCNGVGGRGMCPELDSLADDLKFMPTIGIALPLTLINREDVGATSGFSGRAFCFLPLPPGEESETGLPVHVSGFFGLTDNRRSIKWREVDQWRDPAALWNELLIITVIPRAYFTLITDTIKRVQTKKDQDFPLSPTGTYEAWPNPKQVKSRWKPILQPLFHELAQQEVIYSLSDNWIRVDQAVFSELDTEEDISETVINYLQSSGTQVAKVPAAVDSVLVTYIAESTEVRKVTPSLLRQVIRKCKHKGPSQEKLLLLEFVLSDANYSDLIGLELLPRQDETFTTFSSCVSDKDAIYIASEEYPRSLYPGLECRFLLESIKPSVMDCLKKAAKTRGRTCTQLQVLNPERSARLIKEILSTAWPTRDFIVQWEPGNRELKHPTVSWLKIIWKHLYIHFADDLSMFEDLPLIPCGPLEESVDKVKLLRIKTPSPIIYVDQKEVQLSEILISIMERLGAVVIKNLDPCLQHPLLKYYIHPSSPGMLLQIMDRLATQRLSSHVSSFSVKEKIALRHFLAGLSDITEKEKHTLLELSIFEKVGICSEGTPAYTSLRGARVLHHRAKYPPDVKLSVNLVGCCDEETIRLTKMLNVEQVKTTECLKFMIRDIERGFYATDEIAQIMLWALKNLTFLKNENSAVIRWLSAIKFIQLPCGNSVRASDLFDPELEILQNLFYMEEKTRFPTSTFMSSADILHSLRQLGLRNEVQLSEQDVVQVANKIDELQRSNEPEWDFIIKKAKTLLQILNRQTKLVKSADAQISLLKLKWVPVCKERPPTYPKTLTWVGDTLNICSLSEMCDISHAVLVGSSVALIEHTSAGMKKALKLTVEPQVDQVLQHLKAVNDWHKSQAFTTEDWYQFQQILFEIYAFMQAHLEDAREAMKSLPFDWVWTGKTFSSPSHTVLKPLPDLDLQPYLYSLPKTIRKFHKLFKFCGSVEEVIPSHVFEVISTIQQRCEGEISKEESHHDILLLINILRWLYNSHIDIDTNMHVPILCYKDPNKLAMKPIHECTYCDVKVEDLNDLLEDASEPIILVHDDIPMKTAEWLKVPCLSTRLINPENLGFEQSGQREPLTVRIKNILEEYPSVADIFKELLQNADDASATECSFLIDMRKNTDIRENLLDPGMIVCHGPSLWSFNNSVFSDTDFLNITRLGGSVKRCEADKVGKFGLGFNSVYHVTDIPIIMSREFMIMFDPNINHISKHIRDRSNPGIKINWSKQQKRLRKFPNQFRPFINVFNCQLPLAQDSPYKYTGTLFKLPFRTEQEASVSEISSLYYNTTDIYSLVDEFSICGHRFILFTQHVGSMVLKYLKFEEPNPAGAQDVVAINKSVWSSKASYGPLSILKSAAKVMKKVASTNKVPADVPKSGCIIRVVVEEYHNVFKRIVDLHSPLFRSPEEDPNQYFEMAAKGVQTRRLTDEMPQKAVEVTNWLICSCMDITEALKFSLSDSGKRLGLVPCGGVAVLLSEEENRKWSVKTNVTPIGEVFCYLPLRIKTGLPVHINGCFAVTSNRKEIWKTDTKGQWNSVFMRHVIVQAYLAALTMLRSMAESGELLDYSYYAAWPDPSQVHDDFTLISQGVYQEIAKGGDSQQAKLFSDGKTWVSIKYVRFLDDTLLCRADIGPAAFKIFLKYLKKTGSQNLCAVELPDWVKDGFDDAGCKGKLMENTLTETQFFSDVFFPNIQGIDKELRDPLMHYVLNEKLEDFASILSVTPCIPCSGPKEELVLPCRLIHPEGRVAKLYSPDDGRFPEGTSKDYLNPVCLVKLVQLGMVKDDLSWEDLLERAQSVIDLNQSDHMAACFRSSILLSLIDEKLKMRDTAAPELLEKIQDIKFLPFLTRPAGFSLPWHGNSFSQSTMFSARELFTTEHQDTVCLMKPILNENSPSFKGCGAMSLAVKDSLGLIRKPSVLLVISQLKKLSQSFDGVTLYQENITNACYKYLHEEMLQDENAKVQITNELKAFNSILVENTYVNPSKVAFHLNFDASPHLYQLPNKYRNSCRELFENVGVQPSFTVEDFSAVLETVKQECGRRTLTEDNFQLCRRIISEGIWSLIRDKNQEYCRANYGGIMLPDSNLTLQQSKSLCFNDCPWIKVRDSSVKYCHGDIPREVAVKLGAVPKRHKALERYASNVCFTTLGSEFGQKEKLTSRIKSILNAYPSEKEMLKELLQNADDAKATEIYFVFDPRTHPTDRIFDDKWIPMQGPALCVYNNQPFTEDDVRGIQNLGRGTKEANPGKTGQYGIGFNSVYHITDCPSFISNNDILCIFDPHAQFAPGATSVSPGRMFRDLDCDFRSQFSDVLNLYLGAHFKLERSTMFRFPIRSVDMSRTSEISSVPASDRMVQNLLDKLKTDGAELLMFLNHMEKISICEIDNASGDLKVLYSVTAKITDGDRLKRKQFHASVIDSVTKKKQLTAIPVQQITYTMDIEDTEGNLTTWMICNRSGFPNIENVSKSVISAHKNEDITLFPRGGVAACVSHNYKKPHRAFCFLPLSLETGLPFHVNGHFALDSARRNLWRDDNGVGVRSDWNYNLMTSLIAPACVELLLQLKRRYFPGPDPTLTVLQGTPLHVAKDTLRKYLFFFPSNRFDIQPDWYCLVKAVYHCIHADLKRLLPVVRAAQTDNSDMHSAIYISWVNTSIANKGRAFFDNLLQDELHHLKNTEYNITSRKSVAENVYRLKTLLLDIGFNLVHSCDETVNLYSCLEDAGIPVSYVTPEDVRSFLYTFSSPDTSCHVGKLPCRLQQSNYRLVHNLKLLFDYCFKDIEADEIKIEGLPLLLTMDNMLQVFDTKRPKFLTSYHELISARKELFMNSLYIRYNTILLKVGAAKVFDISSFGDLLGSVLPREYRTRVPVKWRDTFASESWLKNVWNFISENIAVKDDQVDIKPTFDTMLDILKDWALLPGIKFMARERIVVPEHDVLLPLSLISIALFPQGQNDKVFHTLMKAGCIQLAVPKICAKENPIISFLAQHTANIESPSSILKAVEYMIQTSAFKASNLTDKDFEALLLYFNCNLANLTQQDVQTLKLLPCFKSVSGRYISIATYGTNYVLAKDIPTADIEKWSHTASFSFLTDNPQLKELYTFLGCMPIDDKEIYLQHLLPKFESFSYDAKVKHIVYLKETLMSMEESCKVKNQLYEKLEGLSFMYDNSNRLRPAKFFYDETVKVFEVMLPAKSFIPSDFFKKVEQVSKPKNGTLLLSSWITFLRNIGLKHEMSQQQVLQFAKEVSIKAQTESWSKEKVQTTVDVLLTHIFTERTDLFQGSFLKELSMIPFLCPERAPKELIKLHSQYQEMSGTLPLIRFNGSQVNPKFKQTDIIHLLWTSCPILPEKATPTSIKDQEGSTLTGQEQLDQVLNMLGVSLDPPLEKVISNCKNICNISSPEDEMVKTRNKVLRSTYEFLNADKRDFRHQLRGVAFVMVEDGWKLLKPEEVVINLDNESDFKPYLYKLPLELGTFHQLFKLLGTEDVVSTKQYVEVLWRIYRNSEGKQLDPNEMRTVKRVVSGLFKSLHNDPVEIRKDLENLKDLLFYLPSNDGRLAKSNSLVFDDAPHYKSRIQGNVGVQMLVDMSQCYLGKDYSFHTKLIMLLPQKLRPRLLSSILEEQLDEDSPKMCQFGALCSLQGRLQLLLSSEQFITGLIRIMKHENDNTYIVNEDKAIRLCKALCEGLKVSCFDKLQTTLRVKGCSPIPHSRSETLAFLKRYGTSVIHLYIQHSDSKDINFLLALAMTLKSATDNLISDTSYLIAMLGCNDIYRITEKLDSLGVKYDATEPSKLELPLPGTPIPAEIHHTLLMDPMNVFYPGEYVGYLVDSEGGDMYGSYQPTYTYAIIVQEVEREEQENTSFLGKCFQIDIGYSEYKIVSSLDLYKFSRQDESANVRDANAPSTPTSPESRFPGVRMIPPLFASKENLRPPPQKELPKKIKLHALPEILKEVTLVIEQAWKLSETERKKIIRRLYLKWHPDKNADNLDFATEVFKHLQKEISRLEKQSLADQQNADRASRRSFSSSSTRFQSEKFSFQRFYSSWNQEATSHKSERQQFREHYASYAGSSHSHRFFVPPTFKTVGNPVEARRWLRQARANYSAARNDLHKNANEWVCFKCYLATKLALIAADYAVRGKSDKDVKPTALAQKVEEYSTQLTGLANDVQILEGYGVDSLRTRYPDLLPFPQIPNDRFTSEVAMRVMECTARIIIKLETFVQQKI